A window from Macaca fascicularis isolate 582-1 chromosome 20, T2T-MFA8v1.1 encodes these proteins:
- the UBE2I gene encoding SUMO-conjugating enzyme UBC9: MSGIALSRLAQERKAWRKDHPFGFVAVPTKNPDGTMNLMNWECAIPGKKGTPWEGGLFKLRMLFKDDYPSSPPKCKFEPPLFHPNVYPSGTVCLSILEEDKDWRPAITIKQILLGIQELLNEPNIQDPAQAEAYTIYCQNRVEYEKRVRAQAKKFAPS; the protein is encoded by the exons ATGTCGGGGATCGCCCTCAGCAGACTCGCCCAGGAGAGGAAAGCATGGAGGAAAGACCACCCGTTT GGTTTCGTGGCTGTCCCAACAAAAAATCCCGATGGCACGATGAACCTCATGAACTGGGAGTGCGCCATTCCAGGAAAGAAAGGG ACTCCGTGGGAAGGAGGCTTGTTTAAACTACGGATGCTTTTCAAAGATGATTATCCGTCTTCACCACCAAAAT GTAAATTCGAACCACCATTATTTCACCCGAATGTGTACCCCTCGGGGACAGTGTGCCTGTCCATCTTAGAGGAGGACAAGGACTGGAGGCCAGCCATCACAATCAAACAG ATCCTATTAGGAATACAGGAACTTCTAAATGAACCAAATATCCAAGATCCAGCTCAAGCAGAGGCCTACACGATTTACTG CCAAAACAGAGTGGAGTACGAGAAAAGGGTCCGAGCACAAGCCAAGAAGTTTGCGCCCTCATAA